One genomic segment of Paenibacillus durus includes these proteins:
- a CDS encoding ABC transporter permease — protein MMMHKNSPASLIGAAARKFAANRLAAISLLFLLAVLALCLLAPWLTAYDPAKIDLRGLNKGPSAEHWLGTDKGGRDIVSRLLFGGRTTLWISLCVSAIIAGTGTVVGVLAGYFGGSADSLLMRITDVILSFPFLIFIIVVKSIYQGGGIPSLIWTVGLLGWGGFARIIRAKTLAEKENEYIMAASALGAGTLRILTRHLLPGLLSVFITNLMWTAAAMIGVEASLSFLGFGVPVGQPSWGNMLADAQSPAVIREQWWVWLPAGLLITGVILSINFISEGVKEAFRVSRETFMIF, from the coding sequence ATGATGATGCACAAGAACTCGCCCGCTTCACTCATTGGCGCCGCCGCCCGTAAATTTGCCGCGAATCGGTTAGCTGCCATTTCGCTGCTGTTTCTGCTCGCTGTGTTGGCGCTGTGTCTGCTTGCTCCTTGGCTTACAGCCTACGATCCAGCGAAGATCGATCTGCGGGGCCTGAATAAAGGTCCGAGCGCTGAACATTGGCTGGGCACCGACAAGGGAGGGCGGGATATTGTCTCCCGTCTGTTATTTGGAGGCCGGACGACGCTGTGGATCAGTCTGTGCGTATCCGCAATCATAGCCGGTACGGGAACCGTGGTGGGGGTTCTGGCCGGCTATTTTGGCGGATCGGCAGATTCGCTGCTGATGCGAATCACTGATGTTATTTTGTCGTTTCCTTTTTTAATTTTTATTATTGTTGTAAAAAGCATCTATCAAGGCGGCGGAATTCCCTCGCTGATCTGGACAGTGGGGCTGCTGGGCTGGGGCGGATTCGCCCGGATCATCCGGGCAAAGACACTGGCCGAGAAAGAAAATGAATATATTATGGCCGCTAGCGCGCTCGGAGCCGGGACGCTGCGGATATTGACGCGCCATCTGCTGCCTGGCCTGCTGAGTGTCTTTATTACGAATCTGATGTGGACGGCTGCGGCCATGATCGGAGTTGAAGCGAGTCTCAGCTTTCTGGGCTTCGGCGTACCCGTCGGACAGCCAAGCTGGGGAAATATGCTGGCGGACGCGCAATCTCCGGCAGTAATCAGGGAACAGTGGTGGGTATGGCTTCCCGCTGGGCTGTTGATTACCGGAGTCATCCTTTCGATCAATTTTATCAGTGAAGGGGTAAAGGAAGCGTTCAGAGTTTCAAGAGAGACATTTATGATTTTTTAA
- the rpsR gene encoding 30S ribosomal protein S18 translates to MAFKQREGGDNDKRPPRRGGRNKRRKVCFFTVNKITHIDYKDTELLKKFISERGKILPRRVTGTSAKYQRALTIAIKRSRQIALLPYTTE, encoded by the coding sequence ATGGCTTTTAAACAAAGAGAAGGCGGAGACAACGACAAAAGACCTCCACGCCGTGGCGGCCGCAACAAACGTCGTAAAGTATGTTTTTTCACTGTGAACAAAATTACTCACATTGACTATAAAGATACGGAACTGCTGAAGAAATTCATCAGTGAGCGCGGTAAAATTTTGCCTCGCCGTGTAACCGGCACGAGCGCAAAATACCAACGCGCCCTGACAATCGCAATCAAACGTTCGCGTCAAATTGCGCTTCTGCCTTACACTACTGAATAA
- the rpsF gene encoding 30S ribosomal protein S6, with protein MRKYEVMYIIRPDIEQEAVQAAVEKFQGIISNGGEITKHDVQGKKRLAYEIKKFRDGVYVLVNFNAEPAVVAELERLMKISDEVIRYLITNDVA; from the coding sequence ATGCGCAAATACGAAGTGATGTACATTATTCGTCCTGACATTGAACAAGAAGCCGTTCAAGCAGCAGTCGAAAAATTCCAAGGCATCATCTCCAACGGCGGGGAAATTACGAAGCACGATGTGCAGGGTAAGAAACGTCTTGCGTATGAGATCAAGAAATTCCGTGATGGCGTTTATGTTCTGGTTAACTTCAATGCAGAGCCTGCAGTAGTTGCCGAATTGGAACGTCTGATGAAAATTTCTGACGAAGTTATTCGTTATCTCATCACGAACGACGTTGCCTAA
- a CDS encoding ABC transporter permease, with protein sequence MLKYALRRLAGAVPLLLLISIVVFVLAKQMPGDGLGGGLNPGNKDPRYMTEMREKLGYDDPLAIQYIRWLKDMAAGNFGQSFLYKMPVGELIAQRLPATLLLAVLSLLITYGSSLALGMIAGRNPGSRLDRLIRTAAYVTYAIPTFIAAIFALYLFAVVLHWVPLGGTVSVVTSGGLSSLGDRVVHALLPAAVLGLFNTAAYTLFLRNEIVENSGKNYVRTAVAKGISRSSVYNRHILRNSLIPLVTFLGMDIGGLLGGSVVIENLFAYPGIGTLFVAAVSGRDYAVMMAVTLMTGFMIVAGNVVADVLYGWLDPRIRAGYNGGR encoded by the coding sequence GTGCTAAAATATGCGCTTCGCAGACTGGCGGGCGCGGTGCCGCTGCTGCTTCTGATCTCAATAGTGGTATTCGTTCTGGCCAAACAGATGCCGGGCGACGGTCTTGGCGGGGGACTGAATCCAGGTAATAAAGATCCTCGTTATATGACGGAAATGCGCGAGAAACTTGGGTACGACGATCCATTGGCTATTCAGTATATCCGCTGGCTTAAAGATATGGCAGCTGGTAATTTCGGACAATCCTTCTTGTACAAAATGCCTGTCGGCGAACTGATCGCCCAGCGTCTGCCAGCAACTTTGCTGCTGGCCGTACTCTCGCTTCTCATTACTTATGGAAGTTCATTGGCTCTGGGAATGATCGCCGGACGCAATCCGGGAAGCCGGCTCGACCGCTTGATCCGAACGGCTGCCTATGTTACTTATGCGATCCCTACCTTTATTGCGGCCATCTTCGCCCTATATCTATTTGCGGTAGTTCTGCACTGGGTGCCTCTTGGCGGCACGGTCTCGGTTGTAACTTCGGGAGGACTGTCGTCGCTCGGAGACAGGGTTGTTCATGCTCTGCTGCCTGCGGCTGTGCTGGGACTGTTCAATACGGCGGCCTACACGCTGTTTTTGCGTAATGAAATCGTGGAGAACAGCGGCAAAAATTACGTGCGCACGGCTGTAGCCAAAGGCATATCCAGATCCTCCGTATATAACAGGCATATACTGCGCAATTCGCTCATTCCGCTCGTTACCTTTCTGGGAATGGATATAGGAGGCCTGCTCGGAGGCTCGGTTGTTATCGAGAATCTGTTCGCCTATCCGGGTATCGGGACACTATTTGTGGCTGCGGTATCCGGCCGGGACTACGCGGTAATGATGGCGGTTACGCTAATGACGGGCTTCATGATCGTCGCCGGGAATGTTGTGGCAGATGTGCTGTACGGATGGCTCGATCCCCGCATACGCGCGGGTTACAACGGAGGAAGATGA
- a CDS encoding ABC transporter permease, translating into MRKLISLEIRKHKLAGMLKGVLIANLAILAFMILVVFIDGSEFTTYPEVFEGLYISIRGTFIIFASALLSRLIIDEYKNNTMTLLFTYPISRMKLMYAKLIIVLLFTFVNIIVSNIVLGAIIVGINGFTNAIHGEITSNLLISELIKTGASAIYAAGIGLIPLYVGMRRKSVPATIVSAVLIVTLISSGSGEFRLGDLALVSVSLGLLGIAIAYLSIRGVERDDVA; encoded by the coding sequence TTGCGTAAGCTCATTTCTCTCGAAATCCGCAAGCATAAGCTGGCTGGAATGCTGAAAGGCGTACTCATCGCCAATCTGGCAATCCTCGCCTTCATGATTCTGGTCGTATTCATTGACGGGAGTGAATTTACAACCTATCCTGAGGTTTTTGAAGGGCTGTATATCTCTATCAGGGGTACATTCATCATCTTTGCTTCCGCTCTGCTTAGCAGGTTAATCATTGACGAGTATAAGAACAACACGATGACCCTGCTGTTTACGTATCCTATTTCGCGGATGAAGCTGATGTATGCGAAGCTCATTATCGTGCTGCTGTTCACTTTTGTTAATATCATTGTGTCGAATATAGTGCTCGGGGCCATCATAGTAGGGATCAATGGTTTCACAAACGCCATTCACGGCGAGATCACTTCGAATCTGCTGATTTCGGAGCTGATCAAGACGGGAGCCAGTGCCATCTACGCGGCGGGTATAGGTCTGATCCCTCTGTATGTGGGAATGCGCAGAAAATCGGTGCCGGCAACCATAGTCAGCGCGGTATTGATCGTCACACTTATTTCTTCCGGATCCGGCGAATTCCGCTTGGGAGATCTGGCGCTTGTCTCGGTATCCCTGGGCCTGCTTGGAATAGCTATCGCTTATCTATCCATTCGTGGGGTGGAGCGGGACGATGTCGCCTGA
- a CDS encoding endonuclease MutS2, translating into MHAQSQQTLEYHLIKEELGRYAVSYVGRNLIAELAPMTELTAIHRAVEETAEAKELLIRGSSVPIPSLEGIEWVMSLLGTGYLFNEQDFTSVSVFLNSCSQLRKYMASKETAPRISAYASSLEELKTVRAEIERCIRFGVIDDGASKGLEKVRKRQRVTKERLLKKIESVMSRHQSILQENLYSLRGGRYVIPVKREYHKQVKGSVLDQSTSGQTVYVEPEEVAALQGELEMLSAEEAREEGIILSMLTGLIEREQDALRLNIEITGVYDFIFAKAKYAAAIGAEAVTFNDLGDMRLCGARHPMLAGMVPIHVEFGRGFRSLVITGPNTGGKTVVLKTVGLLVLMAQSGLLIPADKESRLPVFNNVMSVIGDGQSLTQSLSTFSAQMKGVDEMLRTAGPNVLLLIDELAAGTDPGEGIALSIAILEELSRKGANIIVTTHFNELKVFASAAPQFQNARMEFDPATLRPLYKLTIGEAGHSYALQIAEKLGIDVRVIERSRQIAGGQSREQLGEQEMRLWYDNIGRQEEEETAEMAEGKRPHAEEGPKDRPAQPHSFEVGDAVYVSSLGRTGIVYEKRNARGMVGVMVQKHKMQINHKRLKPYLSKDELYPDEYDLDIVLETKEIRKKRKLMRRKHVEGLMIIKEKERND; encoded by the coding sequence ATGCATGCACAAAGCCAGCAAACGCTCGAATATCATCTGATCAAGGAAGAACTGGGACGATATGCCGTCTCCTATGTCGGCAGGAATCTCATTGCGGAACTAGCGCCGATGACTGAGCTTACGGCGATTCACAGAGCGGTGGAAGAGACGGCGGAGGCGAAGGAATTATTAATAAGAGGATCGAGTGTGCCGATACCCTCGCTAGAAGGAATTGAATGGGTAATGTCGCTGCTGGGAACGGGATATTTGTTCAATGAACAGGATTTTACATCGGTGAGCGTATTCTTGAACAGCTGCAGCCAATTACGCAAGTATATGGCTTCCAAAGAAACAGCGCCGCGGATCAGCGCCTATGCATCTTCGCTGGAGGAACTGAAGACGGTCAGAGCGGAAATCGAACGCTGTATCCGATTCGGCGTAATTGACGACGGAGCCAGCAAGGGGCTGGAGAAGGTGCGCAAACGGCAGAGAGTAACCAAAGAACGGCTGCTTAAGAAAATCGAGAGCGTCATGTCGCGCCACCAGTCCATTTTACAGGAGAATCTGTACAGCCTGCGGGGAGGCCGTTATGTGATCCCGGTGAAGCGTGAGTACCATAAGCAGGTGAAGGGCTCGGTGCTCGATCAATCCACAAGCGGACAGACGGTATATGTGGAACCGGAGGAGGTAGCCGCTCTGCAAGGGGAACTGGAGATGCTGTCGGCTGAAGAAGCGCGGGAAGAGGGCATCATCTTAAGCATGCTGACCGGGCTGATCGAACGGGAGCAGGATGCGCTGCGGCTGAATATCGAAATTACGGGCGTGTATGATTTTATTTTTGCCAAGGCGAAATATGCTGCTGCAATAGGGGCGGAAGCTGTAACCTTCAATGACCTGGGGGATATGCGGCTCTGCGGAGCCCGACATCCGATGCTTGCCGGCATGGTTCCGATCCATGTGGAGTTCGGGAGGGGATTCCGGTCGCTGGTAATCACCGGCCCGAATACGGGCGGAAAGACGGTTGTGCTGAAGACGGTGGGGCTGCTCGTTCTGATGGCTCAGTCGGGACTCTTGATTCCGGCGGACAAAGAGAGCCGGCTTCCTGTTTTTAACAATGTAATGAGCGTAATCGGAGACGGGCAGAGCCTGACGCAGTCACTGAGCACATTCTCCGCACAAATGAAGGGGGTAGACGAGATGCTGCGCACCGCAGGACCGAATGTTCTGCTGCTGATTGATGAGCTGGCCGCAGGCACGGACCCGGGTGAGGGCATCGCTCTGTCGATCGCTATCTTAGAGGAGCTGAGCCGCAAAGGAGCCAATATCATTGTCACGACACATTTTAATGAGTTAAAAGTGTTTGCCTCGGCCGCCCCGCAGTTCCAAAATGCGCGAATGGAATTTGACCCGGCTACGCTCCGCCCGCTCTACAAGCTGACAATAGGGGAAGCGGGGCACAGCTATGCGCTGCAAATTGCAGAGAAGCTGGGGATCGACGTCAGAGTCATTGAACGCTCGCGTCAAATTGCCGGCGGTCAGAGCCGCGAACAGCTGGGCGAACAAGAAATGCGGCTGTGGTATGATAACATAGGAAGGCAAGAAGAGGAAGAAACGGCAGAAATGGCAGAAGGCAAGCGGCCGCATGCAGAGGAAGGGCCTAAGGATCGCCCGGCACAGCCGCATTCTTTTGAAGTCGGGGACGCGGTCTATGTCAGTTCGCTCGGCAGGACGGGAATCGTATACGAGAAACGGAATGCAAGAGGCATGGTAGGCGTCATGGTGCAGAAGCATAAGATGCAGATCAACCATAAGCGCCTTAAGCCTTATCTATCCAAAGATGAGCTGTACCCGGATGAATATGATCTCGACATTGTGCTGGAAACGAAAGAAATCCGGAAGAAACGGAAATTGATGCGGCGCAAACATGTGGAAGGCTTAATGATCATCAAAGAAAAGGAGAGGAACGACTGA
- the opp4A gene encoding oligopeptide ABC transporter substrate-binding protein, producing MNNRYIIRVLAPVLFVMMLLQACSGTGAPDNRSGNGPSPLAAGNEGEPRAGGTVTYGFPSPFKGLFEPAFYEGEDDLRVLEFITEPLFIVKDDLTTVPGIASWQESADHKTFTFKIKPGVHWQNGDELTVEDWKFSLEVIADPNYTGPRYYSVEMIEGAEAYHAGKAKQISGIRIIDPYTMELKVTAARVNTIDNLWAYPMNKRYFAGVAVKDMPNSDQVRKAPIGIGPFQVTNIQPGEFVEMSRFDNYYKGKPLLNGVLYKVFDDKMITSLFEQGVIDIEQAPRDAYERLNKLDNITLMQSPDLSYEYIGFKFGHWDDKAQKIVMDNPKFTDKRLRQAMYYALDRQGIIDGFSYGLGKLVETPISSESWAKIPEDQINRYPYDPGKANELLDEAGYTDLDGDGLRENPKGAKLVIHFDGMVGGTNDEPRTEAMLQNWRAVGLDVRLNGGALKEMNTFYTMVEEDDPSVELFNGVWGLSNDPDPTGLWRENDLWNYPRWSSKENEQLIRDGISLKAYDRDYRKQVYYDWQKLINEEVPMIFFAERETITAVNKRLQGVKINAYTHIIDPYKWWIKDSE from the coding sequence ATGAACAACAGATATATAATTAGAGTCCTCGCTCCGGTCCTCTTCGTAATGATGCTGTTGCAGGCTTGCAGCGGGACGGGTGCTCCGGATAATCGAAGCGGGAATGGGCCTTCCCCTCTTGCAGCGGGTAATGAAGGCGAACCGAGAGCGGGAGGCACGGTGACTTACGGTTTTCCTTCACCGTTTAAGGGCTTGTTTGAACCGGCTTTTTATGAAGGTGAAGATGATCTCCGTGTTCTGGAATTCATAACGGAGCCGCTGTTTATAGTCAAGGATGATTTAACTACTGTTCCCGGTATTGCAAGCTGGCAGGAATCTGCCGATCATAAAACCTTCACTTTCAAAATAAAGCCGGGTGTGCACTGGCAGAACGGGGATGAATTAACAGTTGAGGACTGGAAATTCTCGCTTGAGGTCATTGCCGATCCGAACTATACCGGTCCACGCTATTACAGTGTGGAAATGATTGAAGGCGCCGAAGCCTATCACGCTGGAAAGGCGAAGCAAATATCAGGCATACGGATTATCGATCCCTATACCATGGAGCTTAAGGTAACAGCCGCGCGCGTCAATACCATTGATAACCTGTGGGCTTATCCGATGAATAAGAGATATTTTGCAGGAGTGGCGGTAAAAGATATGCCGAATAGCGATCAGGTGCGTAAAGCTCCCATCGGTATCGGACCGTTCCAGGTTACAAACATTCAGCCGGGAGAATTTGTTGAAATGTCCCGCTTTGACAATTATTACAAAGGCAAACCTCTCCTTAACGGAGTGCTGTATAAGGTATTTGACGACAAGATGATTACGAGCCTGTTCGAGCAGGGTGTGATCGATATTGAGCAGGCGCCTCGGGATGCCTATGAAAGGCTGAACAAGCTGGATAATATTACGCTGATGCAATCACCGGATTTATCTTACGAGTATATAGGCTTTAAGTTCGGACACTGGGACGACAAGGCGCAGAAGATTGTTATGGACAACCCGAAGTTCACCGATAAACGGCTGCGGCAGGCGATGTACTACGCTCTGGACCGCCAAGGGATTATAGACGGCTTCTCTTATGGGCTGGGCAAGCTGGTGGAAACGCCGATTTCCAGCGAAAGCTGGGCCAAAATTCCAGAGGATCAAATCAACCGATACCCTTATGATCCAGGGAAGGCCAACGAGCTGCTGGATGAAGCGGGTTATACGGATTTGGACGGGGACGGCTTGCGGGAGAATCCCAAGGGAGCGAAGCTCGTGATTCATTTCGACGGCATGGTTGGCGGCACCAATGATGAGCCTCGCACCGAGGCGATGCTGCAGAACTGGAGAGCTGTCGGTTTGGACGTAAGACTAAACGGCGGAGCGCTGAAGGAAATGAATACCTTCTATACAATGGTGGAAGAGGATGATCCGTCTGTGGAGCTGTTTAACGGTGTCTGGGGATTATCCAATGATCCGGACCCTACCGGATTATGGAGGGAGAATGATCTGTGGAACTATCCGCGGTGGTCCTCTAAGGAGAATGAGCAATTGATCCGCGACGGGATTAGCCTGAAGGCATATGACCGCGATTACCGCAAGCAGGTGTATTACGACTGGCAGAAATTAATAAATGAAGAAGTGCCTATGATTTTCTTTGCGGAGCGCGAGACGATTACTGCGGTAAACAAGCGGCTTCAGGGAGTGAAGATCAATGCGTACACCCATATAATCGATCCTTACAAGTGGTGGATAAAAGACAGCGAATAG
- a CDS encoding ABC transporter ATP-binding protein, producing MTVILRTRNLSKMYKGGNSVSSVNMTIRQGEIYGFLGPNGAGKTTVMKMITNLVKPTEGEIEFFGEVMTSRSYEMLKRMGSIIEYPVFYDKLSARENLLLHAEYMGYYNRQAIDDAMELVKLRGVDKKPVKEFSLGMKQRLGIARAVMTKPELLILDEPINGLDPVGIKELRDVFRMLSREYGMTLLISSHILGEIEQIADTIGVIRGGVLLEEMAMDSILSRNTEYIELVTNSVSKAVYVLEHKLHLSNFKVMDSGIIRIYDEGVSQHELNKALVVEDVEIESISKNKHTLEDHFISLIGGEGIA from the coding sequence ATGACGGTAATTCTCCGGACACGAAATTTAAGCAAGATGTACAAGGGGGGAAATAGCGTAAGCAGCGTAAACATGACAATTAGACAGGGTGAAATCTACGGATTTCTGGGCCCGAACGGCGCGGGCAAAACAACTGTGATGAAGATGATTACGAATCTCGTAAAGCCGACGGAAGGCGAAATCGAATTTTTCGGTGAAGTTATGACGAGCCGTTCCTATGAGATGCTAAAACGAATGGGGAGCATTATCGAGTATCCGGTTTTTTACGACAAGCTGTCTGCCCGTGAGAATCTGCTGCTGCACGCTGAATATATGGGCTACTACAACCGTCAGGCGATTGACGATGCGATGGAGTTGGTAAAGCTTAGGGGAGTGGATAAGAAGCCGGTAAAGGAGTTCTCTCTAGGCATGAAGCAGCGTCTGGGTATTGCCAGGGCTGTCATGACCAAACCCGAGCTGCTTATCCTGGATGAGCCGATTAACGGCCTGGACCCGGTCGGCATTAAGGAACTGCGCGATGTGTTTCGGATGCTCAGCAGGGAATATGGAATGACGCTGCTAATCTCCAGCCACATTCTTGGAGAAATTGAGCAGATTGCCGATACGATCGGTGTCATTCGCGGAGGTGTGCTGCTTGAGGAGATGGCGATGGATTCCATTCTCAGCCGGAACACGGAATATATCGAGCTGGTGACAAATTCGGTCAGCAAAGCGGTCTATGTGCTGGAGCACAAACTGCATCTGTCGAATTTTAAAGTGATGGACTCCGGCATAATCCGGATTTATGATGAAGGAGTTTCGCAGCATGAACTGAATAAGGCGCTGGTGGTGGAGGATGTGGAAATAGAAAGTATCAGTAAAAACAAGCACACACTCGAAGATCATTTCATAAGCCTGATTGGGGGTGAGGGCATTGCGTAA
- a CDS encoding YjzC family protein: MGEQTEFEEGQKAPNPGIYTEVGEARSFHTEIQNPKSIKMKKGDTFPETTNKNRKWKKVEKARVH, translated from the coding sequence ATGGGTGAACAGACCGAATTTGAAGAAGGCCAAAAGGCCCCGAATCCCGGAATCTATACGGAGGTAGGCGAAGCGCGAAGCTTTCATACGGAGATTCAGAACCCGAAGTCGATTAAAATGAAGAAAGGTGACACATTCCCGGAGACCACTAACAAAAACCGCAAATGGAAAAAGGTCGAGAAAGCGCGTGTGCATTAA
- the ssb gene encoding single-stranded DNA-binding protein: MLNRVILIGRLTRDPELRYTPAGVAVTQFTLAVDRPFTSQGGEREADFIPVVTWRQLAETCANYLRKGRLTAVEGRIQVRNYENNEGKRVYVTEVIADNVRFLESSQSREGGNASGGGNMPEPPSYGGGGRGNSGNGGFSRNNNQDPFSGDGKPIDISDDDLPF, translated from the coding sequence ATGTTGAACCGTGTCATACTGATCGGCCGATTGACCCGCGATCCTGAGTTGCGCTATACGCCTGCCGGCGTTGCCGTAACCCAGTTTACGCTTGCCGTAGACCGGCCTTTTACAAGCCAAGGCGGCGAACGTGAAGCGGATTTCATTCCGGTCGTTACCTGGAGACAGCTGGCGGAGACCTGTGCCAATTACTTGCGCAAAGGTCGGCTGACGGCGGTAGAGGGACGCATCCAAGTACGGAATTACGAGAATAACGAAGGCAAACGTGTATACGTAACCGAGGTTATTGCCGATAATGTCCGGTTCCTGGAATCTTCCCAGAGCCGAGAGGGCGGAAACGCATCCGGCGGGGGAAATATGCCCGAGCCACCTTCATACGGCGGCGGCGGACGCGGAAACAGCGGAAATGGCGGTTTCTCGCGCAACAATAATCAGGATCCCTTTTCGGGCGACGGTAAGCCGATTGACATATCGGATGATGATTTGCCATTTTAA
- a CDS encoding sensor histidine kinase — MTAVLGVVIVLLLLGLVMQHRKSRHHSRQFTYIHDKLDQILSQHSQERLLVFSSSPELQTLLTDVNRLLDLNHEGIARRNKLQKSMRQMLANVSHDLKTPLTVVLGYVETLLQDDDMDAEERERLLRMIHRKAGEVITLMNTFFDLAKLESGDHELPLSRVEAGEVCRRNILAFYDILNAKGMDVAIEIPDEGCYIRGNNEALDRILSNLLSNAIRYGAAGGVLGLKLYSDTNTVNIEIWDRGKGITEDHQDKVFERLYTLEDSRNRVYQGSGLGLTITKRLTEQMNGKISLVSVPFVRTAFTVAFPRLKI; from the coding sequence ATGACTGCAGTGCTTGGAGTTGTGATTGTTCTGCTTCTGTTGGGTCTTGTGATGCAACACCGGAAGTCGCGTCATCATTCACGCCAGTTCACATACATCCACGATAAACTGGATCAGATCCTTTCACAGCATTCACAGGAACGGTTGCTGGTGTTCAGCAGCTCGCCCGAACTGCAAACGCTGCTGACTGATGTGAACCGGCTGCTGGATCTCAATCATGAAGGAATCGCCCGGAGAAATAAACTGCAGAAATCAATGCGCCAGATGCTGGCGAATGTGTCGCATGACCTGAAGACGCCGCTGACCGTCGTTCTTGGGTATGTCGAAACGCTGCTGCAGGACGACGATATGGACGCCGAAGAACGGGAGCGGCTGCTGAGGATGATCCACCGGAAGGCTGGAGAGGTAATCACGCTGATGAATACCTTTTTTGACTTGGCCAAGCTGGAATCGGGAGATCATGAGCTCCCACTGTCAAGGGTAGAGGCCGGTGAAGTGTGCCGCAGAAATATTTTGGCCTTTTACGATATCCTAAACGCCAAAGGTATGGATGTAGCGATTGAGATTCCAGATGAAGGCTGTTACATACGGGGGAATAATGAGGCGCTGGACCGGATTCTGTCCAATCTGCTGTCCAATGCGATCAGGTACGGGGCCGCCGGAGGGGTGCTTGGGTTAAAGCTTTATAGTGATACGAACACCGTAAATATTGAAATTTGGGACCGGGGAAAGGGGATTACCGAGGACCATCAGGATAAAGTGTTCGAGCGCCTGTACACGCTGGAGGATTCACGGAACCGGGTCTATCAGGGAAGCGGCCTCGGACTGACGATTACTAAAAGATTAACGGAACAGATGAATGGTAAAATTTCGCTAGTGAGTGTGCCTTTTGTCAGAACGGCCTTTACGGTTGCTTTCCCCAGGTTAAAAATTTGA